Part of the Pseudomonas sp. Leaf58 genome is shown below.
CAACCAATGGCTGGGGGAGCCAGGGATAGCCTTGAAACGGCCCAGCGCCAGATTTCGAATAAGTTCGGCCAAAGGTTGCCCTTCGAGAATGTGCCCACTTTCGCTATGGCCACACACCGTAGCAGGATGAACGATGGCGTAATCCGCAGCCACTTCCTGCATATAGCGGATGACTGCAAAATGGGACTCCAGCTTGCTGCCTTCGTAGCCACCTACACGCTCATACACGGCGGGCCAATTGGTGTTTTCCGGGTGCTCATGATCAACTCCGATACTCGCCAGGTGGGTAAGGTTTTGCAGCATATAGCCGCCCACCATCAGCAAGCGGCTGCGCTGGCTCGCCGCAAGCCTGGCGACTCTCAGCGCCCCTTGTACATTGACTGCGCGGGCGCGCTCCATGGTCAGCCCCCAGGAGAACTGTGCCGCGAGGTGAAAGACCACGGCGGCCGAAGCCACGCGTTGCTGGTCTGCTTCGCTGAGGCCAAGGCCCTCCCTGCTGATATCTCCCTCAACGGCATGGATATACGCAGGGTTACCGCCCAGTTGGCTTACCTGTTCTTTGAGCTGCTCAAGGTTTTCCGGGCTGCGCATTAACACCCAGGTCTTGTGCCCCGTCGCCGTTAGACGGGCCAGTAAATGTTGCCCCACAAAGCCACTGCCGCCGGTAACCAAGCATTCCACGCTCATGTCTGACTCCTTGTTTGGATGATTGACGCAGGCTAAGGTATAGAGCCAGCTCTACAGTCAAGGAGTTTTTACCGTGAACATTGGAGAATTGGAGCGCCGGAGTGGGGTCGGCCGCCATGCACTGCGTTATTACGAGCAGCTCGGGCTTATCGCGGCCCAGCGCCAAGCCAACAACTACCGCAGCTATAGCGATCAGACGGTAGTTGACTTGGCCTTTATTCAAAGTGCCCAGGGCGTAGGTTTTACACTCGCGGAAATCGGCGACATCCTTGCGGCCAAGCGGGGTAATACGATCGATTGCGCGCAAGGCGCATTCTTGGTCGCCAGCAAGATGGCCGAAATTAAAGCGAAGATCGCCACGCTGCAAGCCACCTATGGTTTTCTGGATTCAGAGCGTGCAAAGCTTGAAGCCAGTGCCATAGCCAACGGCCAGACTATTCCTCGCCTTCCTGACGCTGAGTAATCCTCGACGCCATAGCCTGCGTCAGCGCTGCCCAAGGTTCAGGCTGCAAAAAATGGCAGCGCCAAGTACAGCTTGATCACCACGACATTGATGATGTCGATAAAGAACGCTCCCACCATCGGCACTACCAGAAACGCTAATTGCGAAGGGCCGAAGCGATGCGTCACGGCCTGCATGTTGGCAATGGCGGTTGGCGTAGCGCCCAAGCCGAACCCGCAATGCCCGGCTGCCAGTACCGCGGCGTCGTAGTTACTGCCCATGACCCGAAAGGTGACGAATACCGCGAACAGTGCCATGAGCAACGTTTGCGCCGCCAGAATAATCAGGAAGGGCAGGGCCAGCGCGGCCAGGTCCCACAACTTCAGCGACATCAGCGCAATGGCCAGGAACAGCGACAAGCTGACATTGCCGAGCACCGAAACTTCGCGCTCGAATACTTGATAAAGCCCCAACGCTGAAAGCCCGTTACGCAACAACACCCCGACAAACAAGACGCAGACGAAGGTCGGTAGCTCGAACGCGGTGCCGAGAAGTTGGCCGTTCAACAGCGTGCCACCGAGCAGGCTCACCGCGATCAGCGCCAAGGTTTCGATAAACGACAAGGGGGTGATCAAGCGCTCCTTCCCGGGTACCTCAAACCCTTTGGGCAGGTGCGCCATCGTCGGTTCGACACCCGGCGTGTGTACGCGCTTGATCAGCAGGCGGGCGACCGGGCCGCCGATCAGGCCACCCAGCACCAAGCCGAAGGTGGCGGATGCCAGGGCCAGTTCCGAGGCCGAAGCCAGGCCATATTTTTCGCTGAAAGTGGTGCCCCAAGCGGCGCCGGTCCCATGGCCGCCGGACAGCGTGATCGAGCCGGTCAGCAGCCCCATCAGTGGGTCTAGCCCCAACGCCGTGGCCAGGCCGATACCCATGGCATTCTGTACCAGCAGCAGCCCGGTTACCGTGAGCAGGAAAATGCCGACCACACGTCCGCCTTTTTTCAAGCTGGCGAAGTCCGCGTTCAGCCCGATGGTGGCGAAGAAGGCCAGCATCAACGGAGCTTGGAGGGAGGTATCGAACTGTACTTTCAGCTCGACACTTCGCAGCCCTAGTAAAACGAGCGCAACGACCAGCCCGCCGGCAACCGGTTCGGGAATATTGTAAGTTCGCAGGAGGGCGACACGCGTCACCAGGCCATGCCCT
Proteins encoded:
- a CDS encoding SDR family oxidoreductase gives rise to the protein MSVECLVTGGSGFVGQHLLARLTATGHKTWVLMRSPENLEQLKEQVSQLGGNPAYIHAVEGDISREGLGLSEADQQRVASAAVVFHLAAQFSWGLTMERARAVNVQGALRVARLAASQRSRLLMVGGYMLQNLTHLASIGVDHEHPENTNWPAVYERVGGYEGSKLESHFAVIRYMQEVAADYAIVHPATVCGHSESGHILEGQPLAELIRNLALGRFKAIPGSPSHWLPMVSVDYLVTMITCVAFDPSMANRQVLALYEQTPNLQGVLKQLAATLKVKAPRRHVAIGVLRWLLKIPGLAARLAISAETLNFIQTQRFDMSNSKQLEQKYQLTHPDMARTLEKTVHWVKGYLPN
- a CDS encoding MerR family transcriptional regulator, giving the protein MNIGELERRSGVGRHALRYYEQLGLIAAQRQANNYRSYSDQTVVDLAFIQSAQGVGFTLAEIGDILAAKRGNTIDCAQGAFLVASKMAEIKAKIATLQATYGFLDSERAKLEASAIANGQTIPRLPDAE
- the gltS gene encoding sodium/glutamate symporter, translated to MLELDFYGTLVAASLVLLLGHGLVTRVALLRTYNIPEPVAGGLVVALVLLGLRSVELKVQFDTSLQAPLMLAFFATIGLNADFASLKKGGRVVGIFLLTVTGLLLVQNAMGIGLATALGLDPLMGLLTGSITLSGGHGTGAAWGTTFSEKYGLASASELALASATFGLVLGGLIGGPVARLLIKRVHTPGVEPTMAHLPKGFEVPGKERLITPLSFIETLALIAVSLLGGTLLNGQLLGTAFELPTFVCVLFVGVLLRNGLSALGLYQVFEREVSVLGNVSLSLFLAIALMSLKLWDLAALALPFLIILAAQTLLMALFAVFVTFRVMGSNYDAAVLAAGHCGFGLGATPTAIANMQAVTHRFGPSQLAFLVVPMVGAFFIDIINVVVIKLYLALPFFAA